One Glycine soja cultivar W05 chromosome 2, ASM419377v2, whole genome shotgun sequence genomic region harbors:
- the LOC114371521 gene encoding polygalacturonase-like, whose translation MALQRHHLSLLFIMFSFVACHSTVLLDDGSTFKDFIKQKSTDVLSLKKFVKLGDISSSLKTVNVNDYGARGDGKTDDTQAFNDAWEVACSSGGAVLLVPENNYLLKPFRFSGPCRSNIEVQISGTIEASENLSDYSEDLTHWLTFDSVEKLSVKGGGTIHGNGNIWWQNSCKVNEKLPCKDAPTALTFYKCNDLTVEDLTIKNGQKMQVSFQDSENVKVSGLTVTAPGDSPNTDGIHVTNTQNIQISSSVIGTGDDCISIVSGSKDVLATDIICGPGHGISIGSLGAGGSKDFVSGITVKGAMLSGTTNGLRIKTWQGGSGSASNIQFQNIQMDNVTNPIIIDQNYCDQETPCEEQKSAVQIRNVMYQNIKGTSASDVGVQFDCSNNFPCQGIVLQNIDLQLEGGGGAKASCNSVELSYRGDVIPLCP comes from the exons ATGGCCCTCCAAAGGCATCACCTCTCGTTACTTTTTATCATGTTTTCTTTTGTTGCTTGTCATAGCACCGTGCTATTGGATGATGGTAGTACTTTCAAGGACTTTATCAAACAAAAGAGTACAGATGTTTTGAGCTTAAAGAAATTTGTCAAGTTGGGTGACATTTCTTCTTCGCTTAAAACGGTTAACGTCAATGATTATGGAGCTCGTGGAGATGGCAAAACTGATGACACTCAG GCATTCAATGACGCTTGGGAAGTAGCATGTTCTTCTGGGGGTGCAGTTCTTCTGGTGCCTGAGAATAATTATCTACTCAAGCCATTCAGATTTTCTGGCCCTTGCAGATCCAACATCGAAGTCCAG atttctGGAACCATTGAAGCATCAGAAAACCTATCAGATTACAGCGAAGATCTCACTCACTGGCTTACTTTCGACAGTGTTGAGAAACTATCAGTTAAAGGTGGTGGTACCATCCATGGAAATGGGAACATATGGTGGCAAAACTCATGCAAAGTGAACGAAAAGCTT CCTTGCAAGGATGCCCCTACG GCATTGACTTTCTACAAGTGCAACGATTTGACAGTGGAGGATTTGACGATAAAAAATGGCCAAAAGATGCAAGTTTCATTCCAAGACTCTGAGAATGTTAAAGTTTCCGGTCTCACTGTGACAGCACCGGGGGATAGCCCAAACACTGATGGAATTCATGTCACAAACACCCAAAACATTCAAATCTCAAGCTCCGTTATAGGAACTG GTGATGATTGTATATCGATTGTAAGTGGATCCAAGGATGTACTAGCCACAGACATAATCTGCGGACCAGGCCATGGTATCAG CATCGGAAGCCTAGGGGCTGGGGGATCCAAGGACTTCGTTTCAGGAATAACGGTGAAAGGAGCTATGCTTTCCGGAACTACAAATGGACTAAGAATTAAGACATGGCAg GGAGGGTCAGGAAGTGCAAGCAATATCCAATTTCAGAACATTCAAATGGACAATGTGACCAACCCCATCATAATAGATCAAAATTATTGTGATCAAGAGACACCATGCGAAGAACaa AAATCCGCTGTTCAGATTAGGAACGTGATGtaccaaaacataaagggcACAAGTGCTTCTGATGTGGGTGTGCAATTTGATTGCAGCAACAACTTTCCATGCCAGGGGATAGTGTTGCAGAACATAGACTTgcaacttgaaggtggaggagggGCCAAGGCTTCATGCAACAGTGTTGAATTGTCCTACAGAGGAGATGTTATCCCTCTCTGCCCAtag